A genome region from Salvia splendens isolate huo1 chromosome 19, SspV2, whole genome shotgun sequence includes the following:
- the LOC121779077 gene encoding uncharacterized protein LOC121779077 produces the protein MEYEILRDLFKCKFHDGGKVSEHVLKMISLIESFENFIVNFNMNNMKVGLPELHNRLKTYESSTAKVKFVLMVSSSAKSSKWKNKQQQKKKASKDDVLKPKSGGAKKKSKISNDECLFCHEKGHWKGDCPKFKAQGAESGSSGSK, from the exons ATGGAGTATGAGATACTCCGCGATCTCTTCAAGTGCAAGTTTCATGATGGAGGCAAGGTTTCTGAGCATGTGCTGAAAATGATTAGTTTGATTGAGAG TTTTGAGAATTTCATTGTGAATTTCAACATGAACAACATGAAGGTTGGGCTGCCAGAGCTACACAATAGGCTTAAGACTTATGAGTCTTCCACTGCTAAGGTAAAATTTGTGCTCATGGTGAGCTCTTCTGCGAAGTCTTCGAAATGGAAGAATAAGCAGCAACAGAAGAAGAAAGCATCTAAGGATGATGTTCTAAAGCCTAAGAGTGGAGGGGCCAAGAAGAAGTCGAAAATATCAAATGATGAGTGTCTTTTCTGTCATGAGAAGGGACACTGGAAGGGAGACTGCCCAAAattcaaggcacaaggtgcagaAAGTGGGAGCTCAg gGTCTAAGTGA